In a single window of the Drosophila subpulchrella strain 33 F10 #4 breed RU33 chromosome X, RU_Dsub_v1.1 Primary Assembly, whole genome shotgun sequence genome:
- the LOC119557702 gene encoding uncharacterized protein LOC119557702, which translates to MSQEAEEEDEALQDEGEDDPLANLLSLKLKKPSHWNWELSTSRSCSQIALPRILLYDHTGNLLVDADGQEEQTYTSRQPQRRRKRSATSNLSLERNFHGLRIAEATPSATPTPTTTPSSSRESGRRKTHGSCIDFSTHELPNWEPSSVSSRRSSSLRGVRFQESEDLLVYPTPPSTSTLNSSSSGPREKRRYRRSQSSILERFSLSKGRHSSPEFAQEEEVVKAPRYFLRTSKAGTLVIREDSFSSQRLRHRRRRPPKHSSSENILEQEMDQEREREQVPKALQAPASVVQAATRRRPQGRTLSTSEEEERDLDQEPRRSRGRPRNPSQRSCGKDAAQELITVDPDNCVYRAAPGATAR; encoded by the exons ATGTCCCAGGAAGCTGAAGAGGAGGACGAGGCTCTGCAGGATGAGGGGGAGGATGATCCCCTGGCCAATCTGCTGAGTCTGAAGCTGAAGAAGCCAAGCCACTGGAACTGGGAGCTCAGCACCTCGCGCAGCTGCAGCCAGATAGCCCTGCCCCGGATCCTCCTGTACGATCACACGGGCAACCTCCTGGTGGACGCCGATGGCCAGGAGGAGCAGACCTACACATCCCGGCAGCCCCAGAGGCGCCGCAAGCGTTCGGCCACCTCCAATTTGAGTCTGGAGCGCAATTTCCATGGCCTGCGCATAGCCGAGGCCACGCCctcggccacgcccacacccACGACCACGCCCAGTTCGAGCCGGGAGAGTGGGCGGCGGAAAACGCACGGCAGCTGCATCGACTTCAGCACCCACGAACTGCCCAACTGGGAGCCCTCTTCGGTGAGCTCGCGGCGCTCCAGTTCCCTGCGCGGAGTTCGCTTCCAGGAGTCGGAGGACCTGCTGGTCTATCCCACGCCGCCCTCCACCTCCACGCTGAACTCCTCGAGCTCGGGGCCCAGGGAGAAGCGACGCTACCGCCGCTCGCAGAGCTCCATCCTGGAGAGATTCAGCCTCTCGAAGGGCAGGCACTCCTCGCCGGAGTTCGcccaggaggaggaggtggtcAAGGCACCGCGCTACTTCCTGCGCACCAGCAAGGCGGGCACCCTGGTCATCCGCGAGGATAGCTTCAGCTCCCAGCGGTTGAGGCATCGCCGGCGTCGTCCCCCAAAGCACTCCTCCAGCGAGAACATCCTGGAGCAGGAGATGGATCAGGAGCGGGAGCGGGAGCAGGTGCCCAAGGCTCTACAGGCTCCAGCCAGTGTCGTGCAGGCCGCGACTCGCCGGAGACCGCAGGGGAGAACGCTCTCCACctcggaggaggaggagcggGATCTGGATCAGGAGCCACGCAGGTCCAGGGGCAGGCCCAGGAACCCGAGCCAACGCAGCTGCGGCAAGGATGCGGCCCAAG AGCTCATCACAGTGGATCCCGATAATTGTGTGTATCGAGCAGCGCCGGGCGCCACCGCACGATAG
- the LOC119556902 gene encoding uncharacterized protein LOC119556902 produces the protein MRSVLLSAGLLLLVLLLGSSCSESGKVIYFNQLNSTQSQEAAKNNTGALGKGMLFDTRGNRCRHGFVRDHHGRCRRLV, from the exons ATGCGATCCGTACTGCTGTCCGCCGGACTTCTGCTCCTGGTTCTGCTGCTGGGCTCTTCGTGCAGCGAGTCGGGAAAGGTGATCTACTTCAACCAACTGAACAGCACCCAGTCCCAGGAGGCGGCCAAGAACAACACCGGTGCCCTGGGCAAGGGAATGCTCTTCGACACGCGCGGCAATCGCTGTCGTCACGGCTTCGTGCGCGATCATCATGGGCGTTGCAGGAGG CTGGTCTAA
- the LOC119557043 gene encoding uncharacterized protein LOC119557043 isoform X2 — MSMHQLLLYSLCLWAVIVFCAPTPSESRRVIFLKPNGIHRGQILATHGMQKSCPQCHMIDHRGNCRRIIAYNAVHRLLILTFVVLASILAQSPRITEARRLIFYNPHTRPLTSQLLVSRKIAKPCPAGKMRDHRDRCRRAVIFGRSN; from the exons ATGTCGATGCACCAGCTGCTTCTGTACTCACTTTGCCTTTGGGCCGTGATCGTGTTCTGTGCCCCAACGCCCAGTGAATCGCGTCGCGTGATCTTCCTGAAGCCGAATGGCATCCATCGCGGCCAGATCCTGGCCACCCACGGCATGCAGAAGTCCTGCCCCCAGTGCCATATGATCGATCATCGGGGCAACTGCCGGCGCATCATCGCCTACAATGCAG TCCATCGCCTGCTGATCCTGACCTTTGTGGTTCTCGCCTCGATACTGGCCCAGAGTCCCAGGATTACGGAAGCCCGCCGCCTGATCTTCTACAATCCCCACACTCGACCACTCACCAGCCAGCTCCTCGTCTCCCGGAAGATCGCGAAACCCTGTCCCGCGGGCAAGATGAGGGACCACCGGGATCGGTGTCGCCGGGCCGTCATCTTTGGCCGCAGCAACTGA
- the LOC119557657 gene encoding serine protease easter: protein MLLLIALSLAFLGAEAQQTGKAIMHFGNCISVEFGRGTCIEKRDCDFYAVDKLMDVASKQQCFSRQRPDLVCCPRETNIIPPFAPRIGNMSSNANVPGANTTRSGSSTPLKLLPRTTPRTPTGIDQLPQHPYCGSAFSFRVVGGEYTGLYEFPWTTLLEYELADGSKDYACGASFIAQRWLVTAAHCIHTFGRNLTAAVLGEWDRDTDPDCVTLAGVRECTPPHIRVTIDRILPHSQYSNRTYGNDIALLRLSRPVNWLQMPYLEPVCLPPLGGRNANQLAGSAADVSGWGRTESSGSSRIKRKAMLTIQAQDQCQEAFSKDSNIVLTEGQMCAGGEIGVDSCSGDSGGPLTVEANTAQGDRYVYLAGVVSIGRDHCGKTLFSGVYTRVSSYMDWIESTIRANRV from the exons ATGCTCTTGCTCATCGCCCTTTCCTTGGCCTTTTTGGGGGCTGAGGCCCAGCAAACTGGCA AAGCCATCATGCATTTTGGCAACTGCATTTCGGTGGAATTCGGCAGAGGCACCTGCATCGAGAAAAGGGACTGCGATTTTTACGCCGTGGATAAACTAATGGATGTGGCCAGCAAACAACAGTGCTTCTCCCGCCAGCGACCCGATCTG GTGTGTTGTCCCCGCGAGACGAACATTATCCCGCCCTTTGCTCCCAGGATCGGCAATATGTCGAGCAATGCCAATGTCCCGGGGGCGAACACCACCAGGAGCGGCAGCTCGACTCCTCTGAAACTGTTGCCCAGGACGACGCCACGCACACCCACGGGGATCGACCAACTGCCCCAGCATCCGTACTGCGGCTCCGCCTTCTCGTTCCGCGTGGTCGGCGGCGAGTACACCGGGCTCTACGAGTTCCCCTGGACCACCCTGCTGGAGTACGAGCTGGCCGATGGGAGCAAGGACTACGCCTGCGGGGCATCCTTCATCGCCCAAAGGTGGCTGGTCACCGCCGCCCACTGCATCCATACGTTCGGCAGGAACCTCACGGCTGCCGTCCTGGGGGAATGGGATCGCGACACGGATCCGGATTGCGTGACTCTGGCCGGGGTGCGGGAGTGTACCCCTCCGCACATCCGGGTGACCATCGACCGCATCCTGCCTCACTCGCAGTACTCGAACCGCACCTACGGCAATGACATAGCCCTGCTGCGACTATCCCGTCCGGTCAACTGGCTGCAGATGCCGTATCTGGAGCCCGTCTGCCTGCCGCCGCTGGGGGGCAGGAATGCCAATCAGCTGGCCGGCTCCGCCGCCGACGTTTCCGGCTGGGGCAGGACAGAGTCCAGCGGCAGCAGCCGGATCAAGCGGAAGGCCATGCTGACCATCCAGGCGCAGGACCAGTGCCAGGAGGCCTTCTCCAAGGACTCCAACATAGTCCTGACCGAGGGTCAAATGTGCGCCGGCGGCGAGATCGGCGTCGATTCCTGCAGCGGCGACTCCGGCGGTCCGCTGACCGTGGAGGCCAACACGGCGCAGGGCGACCGGTACGTCTATCTGGCCGGAGTCGTCTCCATCGGGCGGGATCACTGCGGCAAGACGCTCTTCTCGGGGGTCTACACCCGGGTCAGCAGCTACATGGACTGGATCGAGAGCACCATCCGCGCGAATCGCGTTTAG
- the LOC119557043 gene encoding uncharacterized protein LOC119557043 isoform X1, translated as MSMHQLLLYSLCLWAVIVFCAPTPSESRRVIFLKPNGIHRGQILATHGMQKSCPQCHMIDHRGNCRRIIAYNADGVRC; from the exons ATGTCGATGCACCAGCTGCTTCTGTACTCACTTTGCCTTTGGGCCGTGATCGTGTTCTGTGCCCCAACGCCCAGTGAATCGCGTCGCGTGATCTTCCTGAAGCCGAATGGCATCCATCGCGGCCAGATCCTGGCCACCCACGGCATGCAGAAGTCCTGCCCCCAGTGCCATATGATCGATCATCGGGGCAACTGCCGGCGCATCATCGCCTACAATGCAG ATGGCGTGCGCTGCTGA